From the genome of Nicotiana sylvestris chromosome 1, ASM39365v2, whole genome shotgun sequence:
TACATATGCAGTACTAAGTTCATCCCAAAGACCCCTTAGTTTGGTGAAATAAGTGGCAATGTCCAAAGACCCCTGAGATGTAGCACTAACTTCCCTCTGAATTTGAATATATTTGGAGCCATTTGAGGTACCAAACCTTTCATTAATATTAGCCCACATATCCTTGGCATTATCAAAACACATCACACTATTGGCTATATCTCTAGACAATGAATTGGTGATCCATGCAATGACCATGTCATTACATCGTTCCCAGAACTGATAATATAGGGAATGAAATTGGGGCTTTGGGACTCTACCAGTTATAAGACC
Proteins encoded in this window:
- the LOC104230700 gene encoding uncharacterized protein; translation: MGSPNVSSTSTADRFDDFTVPPSHLFYVHPSDSPGSHLVSPPFDGSGFVIWRKNMLTALSAKNKLGLITGRVPKPQFHSLYYQFWERCNDMVIAWITNSLSRDIANSVMCFDNAKDMWANINERFGTSNGSKYIQIQREVSATSQGSLDIATYFTKLRGLWDELSTAYVGPFVLVELCLNSLKNIKSINFLVG